In one window of Legionella fallonii LLAP-10 DNA:
- the argE gene encoding acetylornithine deacetylase, translating into MNTLQWLTKLISFNTVSSKSNMNLIEAIDDWFKLHAIDSQIIHGPAASKANLFATIPAQNGETQGGILLSGHTDVVPVAGQIWDTDPFVATEKNGNIYGRGACDMKGFIAVLLALAPEFKTLKLLKPIHFSFSYDEEIGCIGVNYLLAHLKKIKIKPEGCIVGEPSAMRPIIGEKGRQVYHCQIQGLAAHASLVNQGCNAIEYASRLICYIKKIANRIQKEGPFDHDFDIPFTTITTTIVSGGSASNIVPGNCEFLFDVRYLPQLPIDNLPKQIEKYINNELLPEMKKIYPKAAIYLAKTSDATGFSAEDNATITRVVRTVTGTEERLKVSYTTEAGIFEDSHIPTIVCGPGDIAQAHRTNEFISIEQLKICESMFRDIISLFCVDTGSINKT; encoded by the coding sequence ATGAATACGCTACAATGGCTTACAAAGCTTATTAGCTTCAATACAGTGTCAAGTAAGTCCAATATGAACCTAATCGAAGCAATTGATGACTGGTTCAAACTGCACGCCATTGATTCTCAAATCATACACGGACCAGCCGCGTCGAAAGCAAATTTATTTGCCACTATACCCGCGCAAAATGGTGAGACCCAAGGAGGTATCTTACTCTCGGGTCATACCGATGTGGTGCCTGTTGCCGGACAAATTTGGGATACCGATCCCTTTGTAGCAACGGAGAAAAATGGCAACATTTATGGTCGTGGTGCATGTGATATGAAAGGCTTTATTGCTGTCTTACTGGCACTTGCACCGGAGTTCAAAACATTAAAACTTTTAAAACCAATTCATTTTTCCTTTAGCTATGATGAAGAAATTGGCTGCATTGGCGTCAATTATTTACTGGCCCATTTAAAGAAAATTAAGATTAAACCTGAAGGCTGCATCGTCGGTGAGCCGTCTGCTATGCGACCCATAATCGGTGAAAAAGGAAGGCAAGTTTATCACTGTCAGATACAAGGATTGGCAGCCCACGCATCGCTGGTCAATCAAGGTTGCAATGCTATTGAATATGCAAGTCGCTTAATATGTTATATAAAAAAAATTGCCAACCGTATACAAAAGGAAGGTCCATTTGATCATGACTTTGATATACCATTTACGACAATTACTACAACTATTGTTAGTGGAGGAAGTGCATCTAACATAGTTCCTGGTAATTGTGAGTTCCTATTTGATGTACGTTATTTGCCACAACTTCCTATCGATAATCTTCCCAAGCAAATTGAAAAATACATTAATAATGAGCTGCTACCTGAAATGAAAAAAATATATCCAAAAGCAGCTATTTATCTAGCTAAAACTTCAGATGCAACAGGATTTAGTGCTGAAGATAATGCAACAATTACAAGAGTTGTACGCACAGTAACCGGGACAGAAGAGCGACTGAAGGTCTCGTATACAACTGAAGCAGGAATTTTCGAGGATTCGCACATTCCTACAATAGTCTGTGGTCCCGGTGATATAGCACAAGCTCACCGGACGAATGAATTTATAAGTATTGAACAACTCAAAATTTGTGAGAGTATGTTTCGAGATATTATCAGCCTATTCTGCGTTGATACAGGTTCTATCAACAAGACTTGA
- a CDS encoding GNAT family N-acetyltransferase: MQKYLIKTKHLGLRFIRKEDVDYLKGIDSDPTVKEFFPEGTLNTREINEFISKSISACENKNLPCFVVFKLKPCEFVGEAYFGQLDTGEIKIGYLLHQKYWNKGYATEVLQALLDWAKIHMDTDYIIAFADKNNEASFHVMEKCGMQHYKSGNYLDMECKFYRIKIR; this comes from the coding sequence ATGCAAAAATACTTAATTAAAACAAAACATCTTGGTTTACGATTTATAAGAAAAGAAGATGTTGATTATTTAAAAGGTATCGATAGCGATCCGACGGTAAAAGAATTTTTTCCAGAAGGGACTCTAAATACTCGTGAGATCAATGAGTTCATCAGTAAATCTATTTCTGCATGTGAAAATAAAAATTTACCTTGTTTTGTTGTCTTTAAACTTAAACCTTGCGAGTTTGTTGGAGAGGCTTATTTTGGTCAACTTGATACTGGAGAAATTAAAATAGGCTACCTTCTTCATCAAAAGTATTGGAATAAAGGTTATGCAACTGAAGTATTACAGGCATTGCTTGATTGGGCTAAAATCCATATGGATACAGATTATATTATTGCTTTTGCAGACAAAAATAATGAGGCCTCATTTCATGTAATGGAAAAATGTGGGATGCAACATTATAAGAGCGGTAATTATTTGGACATGGAGTGTAAGTTTTATCGGATAAAAATTAGATAG
- a CDS encoding GNAT family N-acetyltransferase produces MSTMQNSRDFHFPFITAPCTSEEFHTYLNKSKLENEQYYIAWEDDQQIIGVFNISGIMRGVFKSAYLGYYASVDYAGKGLMSQTLKLALKEIFTSLDLHRIEANIQPVNTSSIHLATRNGFLKEGFSPPLFEN; encoded by the coding sequence ATGTCCACAATGCAAAATAGCCGCGATTTTCATTTTCCGTTTATAACTGCTCCCTGCACCTCTGAAGAATTCCACACTTATTTAAATAAAAGCAAATTGGAAAATGAGCAATACTACATTGCTTGGGAAGACGACCAACAGATTATCGGTGTTTTTAATATCAGTGGCATTATGCGCGGCGTCTTTAAAAGCGCCTACTTAGGCTATTATGCATCTGTAGATTATGCGGGAAAAGGTTTAATGAGCCAGACACTAAAGCTTGCTCTTAAAGAGATATTCACTTCATTGGATCTCCATCGAATTGAAGCCAATATTCAACCAGTCAACACCTCATCCATTCATCTGGCAACACGAAACGGCTTTTTAAAAGAAGGCTTTTCTCCCCCGTTATTTGAAAATTAA
- a CDS encoding alanyl-tRNA editing protein: MRKVFWENPYQSELETRVVLVNNNCILFEETIAFSFSGGQESDKAHVNGLAVIHSEIEGNLIYYTLPDGHDLKLGDVVTMKIDWSRRYRLMRLHFAAELVLELVTREFTLKKIGAHIAETKARIDFFCDKNISFLFKNILCDYNTIIQKDQKIKTGFSDIQNQRRFWEIEGFSKVACGGTHVNSTSEVGFIALKRINIGSGKERIEIKLLNNNLGLN, translated from the coding sequence ATGCGAAAAGTATTTTGGGAAAATCCTTATCAGTCTGAGTTAGAAACTCGTGTCGTTTTAGTAAATAATAATTGTATTTTATTCGAAGAAACGATCGCATTTTCTTTTTCAGGTGGTCAAGAAAGTGATAAAGCCCATGTTAATGGACTTGCTGTTATTCATTCTGAGATAGAGGGTAATCTCATTTACTATACACTTCCAGATGGCCATGATCTTAAGCTTGGTGATGTAGTGACAATGAAAATTGATTGGTCTCGGCGATACAGACTGATGCGCTTACATTTTGCTGCCGAATTAGTTCTTGAGCTTGTAACACGAGAATTTACACTTAAAAAAATAGGAGCACATATAGCTGAAACTAAGGCTAGAATAGATTTTTTCTGTGATAAGAATATTTCTTTCTTATTTAAAAATATACTTTGTGATTACAATACAATCATACAAAAAGATCAAAAGATTAAAACAGGTTTTAGTGATATCCAAAATCAAAGACGTTTTTGGGAAATTGAGGGGTTTTCTAAGGTAGCTTGTGGTGGGACTCATGTCAACAGTACCTCAGAAGTGGGCTTTATTGCTCTTAAAAGAATCAATATTGGGAGTGGAAAGGAACGCATTGAAATTAAACTTTTAAATAATAATTTGGGATTAAATTAA
- a CDS encoding DUF2000 domain-containing protein — MSAEPFQNKLVAVLNKSIEPGKAMNALAHMCIGLGSAIGQIDLRLTDYRDADGGSHPFISEIPFIILSENSNKIRKLRKEALTQNILLNDFTDTMTVGTYQEQIERTSQTKEEQLIYYGIVLFGDWVKVTELTKKCSLWR; from the coding sequence ATGTCTGCCGAACCGTTCCAAAACAAATTAGTAGCAGTACTTAATAAAAGTATTGAACCTGGTAAAGCAATGAATGCATTAGCCCATATGTGTATTGGTTTAGGCTCAGCAATCGGTCAAATCGATTTGAGGCTAACTGACTACCGGGATGCGGATGGTGGCTCTCATCCTTTTATCTCGGAAATACCCTTTATTATCCTATCAGAAAACTCAAATAAAATAAGAAAATTGCGTAAAGAGGCTTTAACGCAAAATATTTTGTTAAACGATTTTACAGATACCATGACAGTAGGTACTTATCAGGAGCAAATTGAAAGGACAAGCCAGACGAAAGAGGAGCAGCTTATTTATTACGGCATTGTTTTATTTGGTGATTGGGTAAAAGTCACTGAGTTAACCAAAAAATGTTCTTTATGGCGATAA
- a CDS encoding helix-turn-helix domain-containing protein, producing the protein MENIYKHIATTLKELRQKKGWSLDKAALATGVSKAMLGQIEREESSPTISTLWKIASGFETSFSSFIEEIQMTSSEAVYRTGQVQTIHPDDKKIRVLPLFPFDPQLNFELFVIELLPGCEHLSPPHKHGVIEHIVVIEGKIDVLVDGNWHAIAKGEGIRFNANQPHGYRNLMSKSSKFHNMIHYPVAS; encoded by the coding sequence GTGGAAAATATATACAAGCACATTGCAACAACACTAAAAGAATTACGGCAAAAAAAAGGTTGGAGTTTAGATAAAGCCGCTCTTGCTACGGGTGTTAGCAAAGCCATGTTAGGACAAATAGAGCGAGAAGAATCAAGCCCAACCATTAGCACTTTATGGAAAATAGCGAGTGGCTTTGAGACCTCTTTTTCTTCGTTTATTGAAGAAATTCAGATGACCTCTAGTGAAGCGGTGTACCGAACAGGGCAAGTGCAAACGATTCATCCCGATGATAAAAAAATTCGAGTCTTACCTCTTTTTCCATTTGACCCGCAGTTAAATTTTGAACTATTTGTTATCGAATTACTGCCAGGCTGTGAGCACTTATCACCACCTCATAAACATGGAGTTATTGAGCATATTGTGGTTATTGAAGGAAAAATAGACGTTTTAGTTGATGGAAATTGGCATGCTATTGCCAAAGGTGAAGGTATTAGATTTAATGCGAACCAACCGCATGGTTACCGAAATCTTATGTCAAAATCATCAAAATTTCATAATATGATTCATTATCCTGTGGCAAGTTAA
- a CDS encoding universal stress protein, producing MYKNILLAVDGSNASNSAVEEVIKLIKDQNTHLRVIHVVDENMAYHGGPGFDAALIINALKEEGKEILDNAAKTIESQSSIKVEKLLLELRQSQGRIAEMIVDESKKWPTDLLVLGTHGRRGFNRFILGSVAENVIRIATTPVLLVRSSNM from the coding sequence ATTTATAAAAATATTTTGCTAGCAGTGGATGGGAGTAACGCATCCAACTCTGCAGTAGAAGAAGTCATTAAACTAATAAAAGATCAAAATACTCATTTACGGGTTATCCATGTTGTTGATGAAAATATGGCCTATCATGGTGGACCAGGTTTTGATGCGGCCTTAATAATCAATGCATTAAAAGAGGAAGGAAAAGAGATTTTAGATAATGCGGCAAAAACCATAGAAAGCCAATCATCCATAAAGGTTGAAAAGTTGCTCCTTGAACTTAGGCAATCTCAGGGGAGAATCGCTGAGATGATTGTTGATGAGTCGAAAAAATGGCCTACTGATTTACTGGTCTTAGGCACTCATGGACGGCGAGGTTTTAATCGTTTTATTTTAGGCAGTGTTGCCGAAAATGTTATTCGAATTGCGACGACTCCTGTGTTACTTGTTCGTAGTTCAAATATGTAA
- a CDS encoding ankyrin repeat domain-containing protein, whose product MTPIHRLLISLRESLGYFKSPLGCCHGFSVRWLEGYLVGEGPLFEKRLNDIYSYSDTFIHLFNDLKEKKGLALTEEDRKLLDIHAFLDHLELQQSPEQCTLLFGKYLFQTDIDSISNIATSDTMRHHGGLHTLYSKPGIYTTEEIKKYLDEFITTIDHSPVLLKETLGITLSGIDHTVALLYRPQEGWTFMDINNYPSITFSKDETRSLSEKIANALKLNPSDLYTAFNTSVFTTGNNVLLPELKTVLEQFQKKQIFTKEMFARECNDYDLAYIALVNKHVSVLQEYIKYGFRLDKCYNQSTMLNLAIIVNAPDIIELLCDNGITLNASNSSSPPVYLAAYSGNVDAIDTLSQRGADLHQANEHGFTPCYIATCMNYVSAIIALARHGANLNLGDLNKGSTPLHAAVDKGLIQAIDALIKHGANPDYGDNNKATPFHIAAEKNNVDIIIMLDEYGANLDLGDNTDSTPLHIAVVKNNIQAISALLNCGANPNKADQLGFFPIHIAASYDDVDVINELVQHHAHVEAKNNDGFTPMHCAAENNFVNSIGALHQLGANINSEDNQGNTPLHIAINEGCTEAVIKLAGYGADVNKKDSRERPPVFFCNTKRTCCYSKRINRCRSRYFIALYNYGRKSKRICFSA is encoded by the coding sequence TTGACTCCTATTCATCGATTACTGATCTCATTGCGAGAAAGTTTAGGTTACTTTAAGTCCCCGTTAGGATGCTGCCATGGCTTTTCAGTACGTTGGCTTGAAGGCTATTTAGTGGGTGAAGGGCCATTATTTGAAAAACGCCTGAATGATATTTATTCTTATAGCGACACTTTTATTCATTTATTTAACGATCTAAAAGAAAAAAAAGGTCTCGCTTTAACTGAAGAAGATAGAAAACTATTGGATATTCATGCGTTTTTAGATCATCTGGAATTACAGCAATCCCCAGAACAATGCACTTTACTTTTTGGCAAATATCTTTTCCAAACAGATATTGACTCTATCTCCAATATTGCCACATCAGATACCATGCGTCATCATGGCGGCTTACACACTCTTTATTCTAAACCCGGAATTTACACCACAGAAGAAATAAAAAAATATCTGGATGAATTCATCACGACCATCGATCATTCCCCCGTCTTATTAAAAGAAACGTTGGGAATCACATTAAGTGGTATTGACCATACTGTGGCGCTGCTCTACAGGCCACAAGAAGGATGGACGTTTATGGACATCAACAACTATCCCTCCATCACCTTCAGTAAAGACGAAACGCGTTCACTTTCAGAAAAAATAGCCAACGCTTTAAAACTGAATCCATCAGATTTATATACTGCGTTTAATACCTCAGTTTTTACAACAGGCAATAATGTATTATTACCTGAACTGAAAACAGTATTGGAGCAATTCCAAAAAAAACAGATATTCACTAAAGAAATGTTTGCCCGTGAATGCAATGACTATGATCTAGCATATATTGCGCTTGTAAATAAACATGTCTCGGTTTTGCAGGAATACATTAAGTATGGATTTCGTTTAGATAAATGTTATAACCAAAGTACCATGCTTAATCTGGCGATCATAGTAAATGCTCCAGATATTATTGAATTGCTTTGCGATAATGGAATAACCCTCAATGCATCAAATTCAAGCTCACCACCAGTCTATTTAGCTGCATATTCCGGCAATGTCGACGCCATTGATACTCTTTCCCAAAGGGGAGCGGATCTCCATCAAGCCAATGAACATGGCTTTACTCCCTGTTATATTGCGACCTGCATGAACTACGTTTCGGCTATTATTGCGCTTGCCAGGCATGGAGCCAATCTCAATTTAGGGGATTTAAATAAAGGCTCAACCCCACTGCATGCTGCGGTAGACAAGGGACTTATTCAGGCAATAGATGCATTGATCAAACATGGTGCAAATCCTGATTATGGAGATAATAATAAAGCAACACCCTTTCACATTGCGGCAGAAAAAAATAATGTCGATATAATCATCATGCTGGACGAATATGGAGCCAATCTCGATTTAGGAGATAATACTGACTCTACGCCATTACATATTGCGGTCGTGAAAAATAATATCCAAGCCATTTCCGCATTACTCAATTGTGGAGCAAACCCCAACAAAGCCGATCAACTAGGATTTTTCCCGATACATATCGCCGCATCATATGATGATGTTGATGTTATTAATGAGTTAGTCCAACACCACGCACATGTAGAAGCTAAAAATAATGACGGATTTACGCCCATGCATTGTGCTGCTGAAAATAATTTCGTCAACTCAATAGGGGCATTGCATCAGCTTGGCGCGAATATCAATAGTGAAGACAACCAGGGTAATACCCCACTTCATATCGCGATAAATGAAGGATGTACTGAGGCGGTGATTAAACTTGCTGGATATGGCGCGGATGTCAACAAAAAGGACAGCAGAGAGCGACCTCCTGTTTTTTTTTGCAATACAAAAAGAACATGTTGCTATAGTAAAAGAATTAATCGATGCCGGAGCAGATACTTCATTGCCTTATACAACTACGGTAGAAAATCTAAGAGAATTTGTTTCTCAGCATGA
- the ftsH gene encoding ATP-dependent zinc metalloprotease FtsH encodes MENKQWGSLLWYFLITLWIIILFQSFFLTSHPVNIAYSDFVKLLKANKLDNVLLSENYIIANVKAEGLGGILTEDQLNEIEKSTSKEHQVTTVRINDPSLISLLETANIHFTGEVQNKWFIVLLSWIVPALIFFALWGLFMKRISTSAGTMMDVGKSKAKVYMEKETNVSFQDVAGVDEAKAELIEVVEFLKNPQHYTQIGAHIPKGILLVGPPGTGKTLLARAVAGEAGVPFFSISGSEFVELFVGVGAARVRDLFAHAREKAPAIIFIDELDALGRARGAYPLGGGHDEKEQTLNQLLSEMDGFDPSEGLILLAATNRPEILDPALLRAGRFDRHVLVDRPDKVGRVQILNVHLKKIKQAPDVDLEKIAALTPGFSGADLANLVNEAALLAIRHNADSVSMDDFTSAIERIVAGLEKRNRLLNPLERKIVAYHEMGHTLLALALPSVDKVHKVSIIPRGIGSLGYTIQRPIEDRYLMTEEELKNKMIVLMGGRAAEHIIFGHYSTGAADDLAKATQIARSMVMHYGMDEQLGPVTYDREPQNFLEASLPVQSHREFSEDTAREIDAAIRKVTQAAFAEAVDRIKKQLDRLEQGAQLLLQKETLNEKDLFNLHVTR; translated from the coding sequence TAAACATTGCTTATAGTGACTTTGTGAAACTATTAAAGGCAAATAAGCTAGATAATGTATTACTTAGCGAAAATTATATTATAGCCAATGTTAAAGCAGAGGGATTGGGTGGGATACTTACTGAAGACCAATTAAATGAAATTGAGAAATCCACCAGTAAAGAACACCAGGTTACTACCGTTCGTATCAATGACCCCTCGCTAATATCCCTTTTAGAGACCGCAAACATACATTTTACTGGAGAGGTACAAAACAAATGGTTTATTGTATTGCTCTCATGGATTGTTCCTGCACTCATTTTTTTTGCTTTGTGGGGCTTATTTATGAAACGTATTAGTACTTCTGCAGGCACAATGATGGATGTTGGAAAAAGTAAAGCCAAAGTCTATATGGAAAAAGAAACAAATGTGTCATTTCAAGATGTGGCTGGTGTTGATGAGGCAAAGGCTGAATTAATTGAGGTCGTGGAGTTTCTCAAGAATCCACAACATTATACACAGATTGGTGCTCATATCCCTAAAGGAATACTTTTGGTTGGACCGCCAGGAACAGGTAAAACATTACTTGCACGAGCCGTAGCTGGTGAAGCAGGCGTTCCATTTTTTTCTATTAGCGGTTCAGAGTTTGTGGAATTGTTTGTTGGTGTAGGGGCTGCTCGAGTACGTGATCTCTTCGCTCATGCTCGCGAGAAGGCTCCAGCAATTATTTTTATCGATGAACTTGATGCTCTGGGTAGAGCGCGTGGTGCTTACCCTCTGGGTGGAGGTCATGATGAAAAAGAACAAACCTTGAACCAGCTACTCTCAGAAATGGATGGCTTCGATCCAAGTGAAGGATTAATACTTCTTGCCGCTACCAATCGTCCAGAAATACTTGATCCCGCATTACTACGTGCCGGTCGTTTTGATCGCCATGTGCTGGTTGATCGACCTGATAAAGTAGGTCGAGTACAAATTCTAAATGTTCATCTAAAGAAAATAAAGCAAGCTCCTGATGTGGATCTTGAAAAAATTGCAGCGCTGACACCAGGATTTTCCGGTGCCGATTTAGCCAACTTGGTGAATGAAGCCGCTTTACTTGCTATCAGGCATAATGCTGATTCTGTAAGCATGGATGATTTTACTAGTGCAATCGAGCGAATAGTTGCAGGTTTGGAGAAAAGAAACCGTTTACTAAACCCGTTAGAACGAAAAATTGTAGCTTATCACGAAATGGGCCACACTCTGCTAGCCCTTGCTTTGCCAAGTGTAGATAAGGTGCATAAAGTCTCTATTATTCCCCGAGGAATTGGAAGTTTGGGCTACACCATTCAACGACCTATTGAAGACCGTTATCTGATGACTGAAGAAGAGTTAAAAAATAAAATGATCGTGTTAATGGGGGGGAGGGCAGCAGAGCATATTATTTTTGGCCATTATTCAACTGGCGCAGCAGATGATCTTGCTAAAGCGACTCAAATTGCCCGCAGTATGGTCATGCATTATGGTATGGACGAACAATTAGGACCGGTAACTTATGATAGAGAGCCACAAAATTTTCTGGAGGCTTCTCTACCGGTTCAATCCCATCGTGAATTTAGTGAGGATACTGCACGAGAGATTGATGCAGCAATCCGTAAAGTAACACAAGCGGCCTTTGCTGAGGCAGTTGATAGAATTAAAAAACAGCTTGACCGCTTGGAACAAGGAGCGCAATTGTTATTGCAGAAAGAAACGCTTAATGAAAAGGATTTATTTAATTTACACGTAACTAGGTAA